A region of the Perca flavescens isolate YP-PL-M2 chromosome 15, PFLA_1.0, whole genome shotgun sequence genome:
caggaggaggattttaaattcaatcctatatttcactggaagccaatgcagagaagctaatacaggagaaatatgatctcttctcttagttctcgtcagaacacgtgctgcagcattctggatcagttggagagtcttaatggacttatttgggcaacctgataataaggaattgcagtaatctagtctagaagtaacgaatgcatggactagtttttcagcatcgtttgagacaggatattcctaattttggcaatgttacgaagatggaaaaaggctattcttgaggtttgttttaagtgggcgttgaaggatatatcctgatcaaaaataactcctagatttctgacagtagtgctggaggccagggtaataccatccagagtaactatatctttcgaaaacggttcggcggtgcgttggtcctatcacaataacttcagttttgtctgagtttaacatcaggaaattgtgggtcatccaggattttatatcctcaatacacgtttgaagtcttgctaactgaccactttcatctggcttaattgacagatataattgggtatcgtctgcgtaacagtgatagttaatcgagtgtttcctaataatattacctagaggaagcatatataaggaaaatagaattggtccaagcactgagccttgaggaacgccatggctaactttagcgtgcttggagggtttatcattaacattaacaaactgggatcgttcagagaaataggacttaaaccagcttagtgcgattcctttaatgccaactaagtgttccagtctctgtaacaggatagtatggtcaatagtgtcaaatgcagcactaagatctagtagaacaagaatggagacaagtcctttgtctgcagcagttagaaggtcgttagtaattttcaccagtgccgtctctgtgctatgattctttctaaatcctgattgaaaatcatcaaatagactgttgctatgtagaaaatcacataactgattagcaaccaccttctcaaggatcttggatagaaagggaaggtttgatataggtctatagtttgctaagacctcaggatctagggtgggtttttttcagaagaggttttatcacagcaattttaaatgactgtggtacataacctgttagtaaggacatgttgatcatatctaataatgaagtgtttaccacgggtaacgcttctttgagtagcctcgttgggatggggtctaagagacaggtagacgggcttagctgaggatatctttaacattaattgttgaaggtctataggataaaagcagtccaagtatatgtcgggagtcgccgttctttctagcggtcctgcatttaaagatgaactgttagaagttaagggcaaaaggtgttgaattttatctctaattgttataattttatcattaaagaagctcatgaagtcatcactactcagagctagaggaatagatggctcagtagagctgtggctatctgtcagcctggctacagtgctgaaaagaaaccttgggttgttcttgttttcttctattaatgatgagtaatagtctgatctggcctttcttagggccttcctataggttttcagactgtcttgccattccaaacgggattcctccactttggtggagcgccacttactttcgatgtttcgtgagatttgttttaatttgcgagtttgggagttataccaaggagctaatttcctttgctttatcgtcttctttttgagaggagcgacagagtctaaggtcgtccgtaggcatgtcgtagcaccgtctacaaagaATATCCATCTAAAAACAATATTACACAACATTAATTTAACAATGTTCTCAGTTGAGGTTATATTTACCGTGTTGGCTAATTTACAACGTTAGTGTTTGTAGCATGTAACCTGAATGTGAGGTCTGAGTTGCATGTAATTAACTTTACAAAActacaaagtaaataaaatattctCATTATTAAGtgtattaaaaaaactaaatgtgtgCCAGGAAGTTATTATGTGAACACCCTCCAGGGTTGTAGCAGTTTTTCAGACAGCTGCATACTTACAGTATGTCTTCATTTGAATTCAAATGTATTTGACATCAGTCTGACGGGAACTTTTCTTTGAGCTAGGGGATGCCAGATGCCAAATACTTAAGGTGGCAGTCTTTGTTGACTTTGGCGCCCCTTAGTGTAACCAATGTGGCAGGAACTGCATGACTAAATGATTTGTCTTTTGCTCTGCGTGATAATCAGGATGATCTAATTTTCCATAAAACCAAATCATGATTTTCATGAACTGCAACCCTTGTCCATCCGGTTTTGTTTTGTAACTTATGTCCAATTTAACAAATCAGAAGAATGTCAGAAATGCCACTTCTTTGTGGGTGCAGAGAGGAACTTGAGCATAAAAATAAGACTGTTGTTTATGTTCATTGTTTGATTCAAACAACTGTTGCTATGCAGGCCACGAACATAACAAAGAGAAACCTGTTCAACTTGTGCTCCAACATAATTGGCAGGTGCTGGCCAACATTATCGAGAGACTCGTTACTCAAACGCCTCCCAAATGAGCAGCTCTATGttaatgctgcgttcatgccacctgggaataacagggaccgcctccgtggttatgttgtttttccgactgccaGCATTCACagtcgggatgcgtgttcttcttcttctgttatattggcgtttggcataacaacttgttgcatgactgccaccaacggttggccgtagccgagagcatcaggtgtgtgaaaacatggaggccacaataacaaaagatttgatGCAGTTTTCTTatacgagcatccaaacagcacacgGACAGGTGTTtctgtgttatctgcaggacaaccaacgggaaaggacacggataaggtgtttgtttttatacatGGAGcgatttatgaataatttgaaacatgttatgtctgtgtacgtttcttggcagaggcatttgtccacaataaacagtttatggtcattgaaatatgttcagtgaaccagtcgcctacatcaaacgtcagttgtcaacaacgcgtcaccaactgggaaactcggttAGCAAAATCCAGCCTGAGTTTCCCACAGAAGtgacgtgaatggtgacgttttcacttggaaaaatgtttttccaatgTCTATGAACGCAGCATATGGCTGCACATCATCACCACAGCCAGTTCGAAATTCTTAGATAATAGATGTGCGTTGTTTAAAACTGTACATGAAGAGAAGGCTAAATGTAGCGCACTTACAAGAGATTCTTGTATAGTAACTCTTGGTCTGTACGTAATTAACATAGGTTTGAAAATGATGACATcatgaaaaagtgacaaactgtACTTAGAGAACCATTATTTATTGAAAGTTTTGAAATCAGAGTGAACAATGCAAGATGATTTGTGGAAAATGAGCTTGACATCAATTGAGTGGGAGCTGACAGACCAGTGGATGGTGGTCTACAGAAGCACTTCTGATGATCGCACTAGTACCTGACCAGTTTAAATTACAGAAAAAGATTAAAGGTTCCGCAGTGCCTGGAGACCAACTCAAGTTCTTTTGCCAGTGCCTTTTGAGGAGCACTAAGCTAACATACATGTTTTTGGTGGCAGAGGTGCTTATCATAAAAAATTCCAATTTGATATGTATAAATTTAATTTAGCATTCACTCATTATATAACATTGCTTCACTATTCACAGCCTTTACAGTAATGAGTGTTTTAATTAGTTAATAGAAAAAATGCTTCAGTAAAAGATTATTCCGCATAGAGCAATGCATGACGCAGAGGCAGAAACCTTTTAGGcagtctgcctttaaaaaaattaataaaaaagttataCGTGCGACTACTTTGCATGGTACTTGCATTCAATGAAATTGGTAATTGTATGTGAGATCAGTAAACAAATGATGTAAAAAATAGGCAGTTAGAGAATACCAGGCAATGgaggctataaaaaaaaaaaaaaaagaagtaaagtgGAATCCCTTGATAATTTCGGTGACATCTTCTCCCCATCTCAGCTCCTATAATAAGGAACCTCCAGGAATGAATTCATCATACTATAACCCTTTAACCGTTAAGGGAGTTTAGGCTACAGTAATCATTAACAGCCCGGAGAACCACAATGAGAACTAAGAGGGGGAGTCAGACGTTTGGCGAACTGCATCAAAGACGGCAGCTAGTGGTCATAGTGCATCTCTGTTGGCAGTAAACAGTTGCACTGGCCTGTCTTGATGCTGCAGGACTGAGGGAAGGTTTACATAATGACGCATGGTGCACGGCTTTTGGTGATCTTCCCCACCGGTTTGCCATCATGGGCCTGCTGGATTGCATTCAAGACCTgtggcagaaaaagaaaaatataaactCAGAGTGTTATTGTTTTGAGTTACCAGCGGTAAAGGACGCTtccagatcctttacttaaggaaaaatactaataccacactgtaaaaacactaTTGTTACAAGTAAACGTCCTGCATGGAGGACAGACATATTATCAGCTAAATTAAGTTAGTATTAAAAGTATTCAGCAGAGTGGCCAGGTTAAcacagttggtagagcaggcgcacatatgtagACGGTGTTTACTGTCTTGGGTCAAAGGCTGAGGAACCGTCTCCCTCTGGGATTCAGGTCAGGTCAGAGTGTTTTAGGTCACAGCTGAAGctcttttttataaatgtttgttACTTGAGTCATGTGCTCTATTATGGAGTAGTGATCCCTGAATTGTTCCTgtttttattgtgctttttttcccctcctgtTGTAATATGTGTtttgtactaaaaaaaaaaaaaatcatttaatcTTTTTGTAAAGAAAAGATTAAATGTAATCAAATGCTATATAtaatgctatataaataaaacttcaTTTACATATGTCATTAGATTATGATTACTCATGCACTAATGACAAAGCAGGGTTTTAGTGGTGTACTTAGTTGAGGTGGAGCTCATTTATATCCATTTTGAATATTGACTGCAATTAATGATACATTTCACTATGGATTAATCTGTGATTATTGTCATTAAAAATTGATTGATTCATTTGTAAAAATTTAAGAAAATAGCCACAATTACTGAGAGCCCAAAAAGTCACAACTTCACGGTTTGTTTTGTTCAAAACTAAAAGCAAATACTtaaacaattatcaaaatatttggaaatgtgcacacaaaaaaacttttataaGCTTCATATGTTTTGCATATAATAAGTGTATAATAagagtaactaaagctgtcaattACATTTAGTTAATACCCAAAGTAccagtacctcaaatttgttgTCAAGTACAGTAGCTACTTGAGGAAATGTACTTACCGGTAGTAAAATTTCACCAGGATGATTTACATTTTATGGGCCGGTTAAAccggtgtgttgttgttgctatgATGTACTCACGTCATCCTCATATGGAAACCCGCCCGTCTCAGTCTTGGAGAAGATCAGCTGACCGTTGATTTCAATCTCAAAgctgccttcaaaataaaataaaaacaagacttCACCCGTCAATCATGCTTTCTAGAATGATCTTTGCCTTGAATAGCACGGTCCTTTACATTAACGATACAGATCAAGACACAAATAAATCGTTGGTCACAGTTCAATTATAATGCTAAACAAGTTAGCAACACTTACTTTGTCTTCCCGTGAAGCCTGACACATCCGCATCAGGAAACTCAGCCTTGACAACCCGGGCGAGCTCCTGATAGCGGCTTTCGTAACCTCATCTACCACTACAAGGAGAAACATACATGTATTTTAAAAGCAGAATACTTGCCGTTTGTCCTACTAACATTGGCTAACGTTACTACTGCTGCCCAGTCACCAAGCTAAGATAGCtgtgagctagctagctagctaatgctgCTAAGTTCATCTGTAGTGACAATGTCTAGCTACGTCTTTAAAGTAGGATTCAGGGCACGAACCCTGATACAAACAGACGCAGGTTAGCTAAAAACTTTCATGAAATAAAAATTAGTATAACAAAAAATGTGCATACCAGTATTCGACTTTAATTGTTACCACACCCATTGTAGctgctgtatttttttgttcCTCCGGTCTGGCTAGCGGATATGCGAGAGCGAGACTATTTATTCCTGCACTGGCAGCTGTAAGAGCTGCTTTTGTAACACCGAGTCGGGCAGCGGGGCGGGGTTTAAACTGGGAGACATCCTCTGGGAGCATGGAGTGGGAGACATCCGTCAACACAGCTGAAATCATAGTCATACCAACCGTCTCTGGTCATTCCAACCGGAAAGTAATgcaattttatttacagtacatggctgaaatgtaatgttagctagctaaggaCGTCTGTAGGCTACTACTACAATTTTGTCCtagagtatttccatttaatgcAACACTTCTCCCTACAAAatattgtaggctactttttacaTTCACGTttcagacgtttttttttaaccttaaacatGTGATCCAGTGTCCTTTGGCTTGTGATAATTTCTCATTCATCATCTTACAACCCTTCATTTCACCTTATGACACTTTGGAGGGCCCAACACTTAAATGGTAACCATGCAATGGACTACTTGTCATGGTCCTGGGTTTTTGGTTAGTCCGTTTATTCATTTTGCAAAGTCACTCTCCTcacatgtcatgtcttgttttaaatattttctcGCCTCTGTGATTGTGctccgccctgatgtgtttcacctcaTATCTTATAATACATTCATGATCAGCCCACATGTCTCCTTTCCCTCCCACCCTCGTTGCCTTGTGTAGCCTTATGCGCTCCCTTTGTCTGTTGTGTTGATGGGCGGACAGACTCTTTTCACAGAATCGGTTCCTTCGagttagtctggatcaacggaaatacatttccaggataattgcctgacatctgCTACGGCGCACACttgctgctctctgtgtgtttccattCTCAAACTCTTTGGGAAACAAAGGTTTGAGCCATAGACagtagctagcaagctacacgctcaaaatggcaagttttgaagaaaatttggatcgtgcaacaaggcagtcCTCCTTGGTTCTTTTGTggaatgactgtaaagatttaaaaagaatatatttacagcatttactctctaactgggatttTTCGGGAAAAagattggtggggattgctgtggacaaagtagtcctacacacggcgatacaatggtaagagcaaatgaggtttaaccatgtatccagctaatttaaataccTCACatttttaacttaatttaatattgtattccAATATGTTCCAAGGTAAACATGGGAGTTACAAGGTTCGATTCCCAGCTTAAAATACATGGACAGAGGGTAAACTAATTATTGTATTATGCTATAGGCTAATTATTGTGTATT
Encoded here:
- the selenow2a gene encoding migration and invasion enhancer 1, yielding MGVVTIKVEYCGRUGYESRYQELARVVKAEFPDADVSGFTGRQSSFEIEINGQLIFSKTETGGFPYEDDVLNAIQQAHDGKPVGKITKSRAPCVIM